TCACAGACAACTGTTTCCACACCTTTTAGAGTTGCTTCTTGCTCCAAAGAGGTCTCTTTTTCTGTAAAAATTATGACTTTAGCAGTTGATTTACTGGTTAGAGCAGGAATTTCTACTGGCAAATCTGGATCCATTGCTAATACAATTTGAAGAGGTTGATTGGCCCCAGGTTCTCTAGATGCAGGAAAAGATGAATTCTCCGACAACAATGTTGAAGGAAATACGATTGCATCATACTCTTGTAACAATTTTGAGTAATATCCACCAGGCTCAAGGACTGTGTTGCCCAGCTGATTTCGAACATGGCCATCAACTGACATGGAGTACCTTCAGTTTTCAACACAGTTCCATaagagcaagaaatgaagttgACACAAATGCAAATAGTAATGCAAGTTGCACTCGTACCTCAATGTAAGAAAGGGCTTCCCTGTTAGCATTTGGTGGATCCAAGCTTCAATTAGCTTCTTGCACAACTCCTCCTCAACACCAACGATCACTTCAATTCCTGCATCTCGAAGCCTATCAATACCTTTTGAAGCCACAATGGGGTTTGGGTCCACCATTCCAACTACTACCTTTTCCACTTTGGCCTTGATGAAGGCTTCAGTACATGGGGGAGTTCTCCCATAATGGTTACAAGGTTCCAGGCTTACGTATGCTGTTGCATTCTCGGCCAAATCACCAGCATCTCTAAGGGCAAAAACCTACAATGTTTTACCACCATATTAAGTATGTAGAATGAAATTTCTGCACATTGCAGTTTTAAATCTTTGACAAATAAAAGCGATGTATGATTGATCCACAGTCTTCTATCCATCAATTTATAAGCAACTCCACAGCTGCTACATGATAAGTATTATTTCCTTTGATCTTAGCTTTGCGCATTATTTTCTTGAGAtaagttttttttatttctttcagtGTAAAAGGCATCACTACGCATAGTTTACAGCTGCACTTCCCGAAAGCCACAAAGTTAGCCTTTATTTTCAGGttatacaaaagaaaaaggcaatttCTAGGCTCTAGGGGCTAATAAAGTCGATATCAAATTGTATGACTGCTTCAAGttaaaaaatccaaatatatGATTTGCTCCCAAATCGAAGAGGAAGAGGAACAAAGTTTTGAATTCCCTGTTATTCCTGAATACAAGCACATTTTCTTACATTTCAAGTCAGCGTAAAGAAGACTTCTGGCACCCATTCATTGTGAGTTTAATCCTGATTCTCCACAGCACTACTTCAGCCTAGTTCTAATTAATGAAGACACCAATTCTCAACAAGGAAGATACAATTAATTATCTACTGCTACATTCTTGTTTCAATATTAACagtaaaagagaagaaaagaagatgCAAGTCACCTCAGCATGAGGCTGGCCAGCTTTAGGATGAAACCCTTCACCAACAATCTTGC
This portion of the Coffea arabica cultivar ET-39 chromosome 2e, Coffea Arabica ET-39 HiFi, whole genome shotgun sequence genome encodes:
- the LOC113733170 gene encoding riboflavin biosynthesis protein PYRD, chloroplastic-like, with the protein product MYVQTLPISKCAFHPINLSPCTHLLTHCTQTIQIRKVYFESKLKTGFCHSVKRVSGSQIGSGKGGVLVGVRCEGSHQGENDGLYIRRCVELARKAIGHTSPNPMVGCVIVKGGKIVGEGFHPKAGQPHAEVFALRDAGDLAENATAYVSLEPCNHYGRTPPCTEAFIKAKVEKVVVGMVDPNPIVASKGIDRLRDAGIEVIVGVEEELCKKLIEAWIHQMLTGKPFLTLRYSMSVDGHVRNQLGNTVLEPGGYYSKLLQEYDAIVFPSTLLSENSSFPASREPGANQPLQIVLAMDPDLPVEIPALTSKSTAKVIIFTEKETSLEQEATLKGVETVVCERINLVSVLEYCKRQGLCSVLLDLRGNIADFEQILREGVELGLFQKYVVEVLPIWVGSNEKSLNVPEKLRVKSLTSKVMGESVLLEGYFE